One window from the genome of Pseudomonas fluorescens encodes:
- a CDS encoding MFS transporter, which yields MLLPIFLLSAAGFTVLTTEFVIVGLLPSIARDLHVTIPQAGLLVTLFAFTVAAFGPFLTAWFARFERRKLFISVLVMFGLANLLATFAPNIWVMAIARLIPALGLPVFWALASETAVDIVGPQLAGRAIARIGFGIVCATVFGIPVGTLIADAFGWRSAFAILAVIAFAKALLLFIYLPKTNLHQHQVSFRSQLKILRSPLMQGHVLLSILVFSGMFTAYTYLADILERLAGFDGTLVGWCLMGFGAVGLLGNSLGGRAVDRHPLIASMVFCLFLIGGMVALVPSIHSPLALAAAMGIWGVTQAALFLVSHVRLMKAAPQAPAFAASLNIAGANLGIGLGAMVGGRVIDNLGLDSVGFAAAGFIFVSILLALLLMTVKPRATCMDG from the coding sequence ATGTTGTTACCCATTTTCCTGTTGTCGGCCGCCGGTTTTACCGTGCTGACCACGGAATTCGTCATCGTTGGCCTGTTACCGTCCATTGCCCGCGACCTGCACGTCACCATTCCCCAGGCGGGGCTGCTGGTGACGTTGTTCGCGTTTACGGTAGCGGCCTTCGGGCCATTCCTGACGGCCTGGTTCGCTCGCTTCGAGCGGCGCAAGCTGTTTATCAGCGTGCTGGTGATGTTCGGCCTGGCCAACCTGCTGGCCACCTTCGCCCCCAACATCTGGGTGATGGCCATTGCCCGGTTGATCCCGGCCCTGGGCCTGCCGGTGTTCTGGGCGCTGGCCAGTGAAACGGCGGTGGACATTGTCGGGCCGCAGCTGGCCGGGCGGGCCATCGCCCGGATCGGCTTCGGCATCGTCTGCGCCACGGTGTTCGGCATTCCAGTGGGCACGTTGATTGCCGATGCGTTTGGCTGGCGCAGCGCGTTTGCGATCCTGGCGGTCATTGCCTTCGCCAAGGCCTTGTTGCTGTTTATCTATTTGCCGAAAACCAATTTGCACCAGCATCAGGTGAGCTTCCGCTCCCAATTGAAGATCCTGCGCAGCCCACTGATGCAGGGGCACGTGCTGTTGTCGATCCTGGTGTTCAGCGGCATGTTCACCGCCTACACCTATCTGGCGGATATCCTCGAGCGCCTCGCCGGATTCGATGGCACCTTGGTGGGCTGGTGCCTGATGGGCTTTGGTGCAGTCGGGCTACTGGGCAATTCCCTGGGCGGCCGTGCGGTGGACCGGCATCCGTTGATTGCGTCGATGGTGTTCTGCCTGTTCCTGATCGGCGGCATGGTGGCGTTGGTGCCGAGCATTCATTCGCCCCTCGCGCTGGCGGCGGCGATGGGCATCTGGGGCGTGACCCAGGCCGCTTTGTTCCTGGTCAGTCATGTGCGGCTGATGAAGGCGGCCCCGCAGGCGCCGGCGTTTGCCGCCTCGTTGAACATTGCCGGGGCCAACCTGGGGATTGGCCTGGGGGCGATGGTTGGTGGCCGAGTCATCGATAACCTGGGCCTGGACAGTGTCGGGTTCGCTGCAGCCGGGTTCATCTTTGTGTCGATTCTGCTGGCGTTGCTGCTGATGACCGTCAAGCCCCGTGCGACTTGCATGGATGGCTAA
- a CDS encoding DUF6021 family protein, with product MAQSKTPTGPHSSEHSSGDDLGFDPDSPDLEDPQVDPVGPAKAPLDKKDERKPKPYDPLGDLKP from the coding sequence ATGGCACAGTCGAAAACACCTACGGGGCCACATTCATCAGAGCATTCCAGCGGTGATGACCTGGGGTTCGATCCGGATTCGCCGGACCTTGAGGATCCCCAGGTCGACCCGGTAGGGCCGGCCAAGGCGCCCCTGGACAAGAAGGATGAGCGCAAGCCCAAACCCTATGATCCGCTGGGTGACTTGAAGCCATAA
- a CDS encoding TerC family protein has protein sequence MDYLLQLAASPTAWIALATLVVMEIVLGIDNLIFISILTNKLPVQHRAKARRIGIGMALILRLGLLSTIAFIVQLTEPVIEILGQAFSWKDMILIAGGLFLLWKATTEIHHSMDPAPNDPKSATSGVTLGFAAAIGQILMLDLVFSIDSIITAVGMTEHLPIMIIAVVVSVLVMLLAAEPLAKFINDNPTVVMLALGFLIMIGMTLIAEGFGAHVPKGYIYAAMAFSAAIEVLNMLSRRAKEKALADNA, from the coding sequence ATGGATTATCTTTTACAGCTCGCCGCCAGCCCCACCGCGTGGATTGCCCTGGCGACTCTGGTCGTGATGGAAATCGTGCTAGGCATCGATAACCTGATCTTCATTTCGATTCTGACCAACAAGCTGCCCGTACAGCATCGTGCCAAGGCTCGGCGGATCGGTATCGGCATGGCGCTGATCCTGCGCCTGGGCTTGTTGAGCACCATTGCCTTCATTGTGCAGTTGACCGAACCGGTCATCGAAATCCTGGGCCAGGCGTTCTCCTGGAAAGACATGATCCTGATCGCCGGTGGCCTGTTCCTGCTGTGGAAAGCGACCACTGAAATCCACCACAGCATGGATCCTGCGCCAAATGATCCCAAGTCGGCCACGTCCGGCGTGACCCTGGGCTTTGCCGCGGCCATCGGTCAGATCCTGATGTTGGACCTGGTGTTCTCCATCGACAGCATCATCACCGCCGTGGGCATGACCGAGCATTTGCCGATCATGATCATCGCCGTCGTCGTATCGGTGCTGGTGATGCTGTTGGCGGCTGAACCGCTCGCCAAGTTCATCAATGACAACCCGACGGTGGTCATGCTGGCCCTGGGCTTCCTGATCATGATCGGCATGACGCTGATCGCCGAAGGCTTCGGCGCCCATGTACCGAAAGGCTATATCTATGCGGCCATGGCGTTCTCGGCGGCGATCGAGGTGTTGAACATGTTGTCCCGTCGGGCCAAGGAAAAGGCGCTGGCCGACAACGCCTGA
- a CDS encoding DUF1993 domain-containing protein: MTISLYAASVPVFKQMLNALSDVLNKAEAHATAKNIDPNAFLQARLYPDMFPLVRQVQIAVDFAKGVSARLAEVEVPKYEDSETTFAELQALIAKVLAFIDGISPAQIDGKEGIEIVTRPGTPKEKRFSGQNYLLTYGLPQFFFHVTTTYALLRHNGVEVGKRDYMGAF, translated from the coding sequence ATGACTATTTCCCTGTACGCCGCTTCCGTCCCGGTTTTCAAGCAGATGCTCAACGCGTTGAGCGATGTTCTGAACAAGGCTGAAGCCCACGCCACCGCGAAGAACATCGACCCGAATGCTTTCCTGCAAGCCCGCCTGTACCCGGACATGTTCCCGCTGGTGCGCCAAGTGCAGATCGCGGTGGATTTCGCCAAGGGTGTGTCCGCCCGCCTGGCCGAGGTCGAGGTGCCGAAGTATGAGGACAGCGAGACCACTTTCGCTGAGCTGCAAGCCCTGATCGCCAAGGTATTGGCCTTTATCGACGGCATCAGCCCTGCGCAGATCGATGGCAAGGAAGGCATCGAAATCGTTACCCGCCCGGGGACGCCGAAGGAGAAGCGCTTCAGCGGCCAGAATTATCTGCTGACCTACGGCCTGCCGCAGTTCTTCTTCCACGTCACCACCACTTATGCATTGCTGCGCCACAATGGCGTGGAAGTGGGCAAGCGCGACTACATGGGCGCGTTCTAA
- the sstT gene encoding serine/threonine transporter SstT, protein MTASSVTPLQRLKRTSLVTQIIIGLIAGIVLAWLAPDLAKSTAFIGKVFVSALKAVAPILVFVLVMASIANHKHGQETHIRPILFLYLLGTFAAAVVAVVASTLFPSSLVLSTQDVAVTAPGGISEVLQSLLLSVVDNPVRALMDGNFIGILAWAIGMGIAIRHAGQTTRTVLEDLSNGVTVIVRLVIRFAPLGIFGLVASTLATSGFGALLGYLQLLTVLIGCMLFVALVVNPLIVFWKLRRNPYPLVFTCLRESGITAFFTRSSAANIPVNLELSKRLGLHEDTYSVSIPLGATINMAGAAITITVLTLAAVHTLGIVVDVPTAVLLSVVAAICACGASGVAGGSLLLIPLACSLFGIPSEIAMQVVAVGFIIGVLQDSAETALNSSTDVLFTAAACLGEEEKLARTA, encoded by the coding sequence ATGACAGCTTCGTCCGTTACCCCTTTGCAACGCCTCAAACGCACCAGCCTGGTGACGCAAATCATCATTGGCCTGATCGCCGGTATTGTCCTGGCATGGCTGGCGCCCGACCTGGCGAAATCCACCGCGTTCATTGGCAAGGTCTTCGTGTCCGCACTCAAGGCCGTGGCGCCGATTCTGGTGTTCGTGCTGGTCATGGCGTCCATCGCCAACCACAAGCACGGCCAGGAAACCCATATCCGCCCCATCCTGTTTCTCTACCTGCTGGGCACCTTCGCCGCGGCGGTGGTCGCGGTGGTTGCCAGTACGCTGTTTCCGTCCAGCCTGGTGCTGTCGACCCAAGACGTCGCGGTCACAGCGCCCGGAGGCATCAGCGAGGTGCTGCAAAGCTTGCTGCTGAGCGTGGTGGATAACCCGGTCCGGGCGCTGATGGACGGTAACTTCATCGGCATCCTGGCCTGGGCCATCGGCATGGGCATCGCCATTCGTCATGCGGGCCAGACCACGCGTACCGTGCTCGAAGACCTGTCCAACGGCGTGACCGTGATCGTGCGCCTGGTCATCCGCTTCGCCCCGCTGGGGATCTTCGGGCTGGTGGCCTCGACCCTGGCCACGTCCGGCTTCGGCGCCCTGCTCGGCTACCTGCAACTGCTCACTGTACTGATCGGTTGCATGCTGTTCGTGGCGTTGGTGGTCAACCCACTCATCGTGTTCTGGAAACTGCGTCGCAACCCTTACCCACTGGTGTTCACCTGCCTGCGGGAAAGTGGCATCACGGCGTTTTTCACGCGCAGTTCGGCGGCGAATATTCCGGTGAACCTGGAACTGAGCAAACGCCTGGGCCTGCACGAAGACACCTATTCGGTGTCGATCCCCCTGGGCGCGACCATCAACATGGCCGGCGCCGCCATCACCATCACCGTACTGACCCTGGCGGCCGTACACACCCTGGGTATTGTGGTGGACGTGCCAACCGCCGTGCTGCTGAGCGTTGTCGCCGCCATTTGCGCGTGCGGTGCATCCGGGGTGGCCGGCGGTTCGCTGTTGCTGATTCCCCTGGCGTGCAGCCTGTTTGGCATTCCCAGTGAGATCGCCATGCAAGTGGTCGCGGTGGGCTTCATCATCGGTGTCCTGCAGGACTCGGCGGAGACGGCGTTGAACTCGTCGACGGATGTGCTGTTCACGGCGGCGGCGTGCCTGGGTGAGGAAGAGAAGCTCGCCCGTACGGCGTGA
- the pbpG gene encoding D-alanyl-D-alanine endopeptidase, with translation MKIRLSIISLFIAFTGPFITHNAVAQETIAAPRDSAKLQVASGSAMLLDLQTDKVVYSSNPDVVVPIASVTKLMTGLIVLDAKQNLDEYISITIANTPEMKGVFSRVKLNSELSRRDVLLIALMSSENRAAASLAHHYPGGYAAFIAAMNAKAKALGMTSTHYVEPTGLSINNVSTARDLTKLLIAARKYPLLSELSTTKEKTVTFRKPVYSLGFRNTDHLVHKANWDIQLTKTGFTNQAGHCLVLVTKMGNRPMALVILDAFGKYTHFADASRIRSWVETGKSAAVPAVALQYKAAKNLKSRQSGVVEASK, from the coding sequence GTGAAAATCCGTCTTTCGATCATCAGCCTGTTCATCGCTTTCACAGGCCCCTTCATCACGCACAATGCCGTTGCACAGGAAACCATCGCGGCCCCTCGGGATTCAGCCAAGCTGCAAGTGGCCTCGGGCAGCGCGATGCTGTTGGACCTGCAGACGGATAAAGTCGTTTATTCGAGCAACCCGGACGTGGTGGTGCCTATCGCTTCGGTGACCAAGTTGATGACCGGCCTGATTGTGCTGGATGCCAAACAGAACCTGGATGAATACATTTCCATCACCATCGCCAACACCCCAGAGATGAAGGGCGTGTTTTCCCGGGTCAAGCTCAACAGCGAACTGTCGCGCCGGGACGTACTGCTGATCGCCCTGATGTCTTCGGAAAACCGCGCCGCCGCCAGCCTCGCCCACCACTATCCGGGCGGCTATGCGGCATTCATTGCCGCCATGAACGCCAAGGCCAAGGCATTGGGCATGACCAGCACTCATTACGTCGAACCCACGGGCCTGTCGATCAACAACGTCTCCACCGCCCGGGACCTGACCAAGCTGTTGATCGCCGCCCGCAAGTACCCACTGCTGAGCGAACTGAGTACGACCAAGGAAAAGACCGTTACCTTCCGCAAGCCTGTGTACAGCCTGGGATTTCGCAACACCGACCACTTGGTCCACAAGGCCAACTGGGATATCCAGTTGACCAAGACCGGCTTCACCAACCAGGCCGGCCACTGCCTGGTGCTGGTGACGAAAATGGGCAATCGCCCGATGGCGCTGGTGATCCTCGACGCCTTTGGCAAGTACACGCACTTCGCTGATGCCAGCCGGATTCGTAGCTGGGTGGAAACCGGAAAAAGCGCCGCCGTGCCCGCGGTGGCCCTGCAATACAAGGCCGCCAAGAATCTCAAGAGCCGCCAGAGTGGCGTGGTGGAAGCCTCCAAATAA
- a CDS encoding YceH family protein: protein MSIEEQQQAEEPRLNSTEIRILGALVEKQATNPETYPLTLNALVLACNQKTSREPVMNLNPGQVGQSLRALEGRGFTKLVMGSRADRWEHRVDKALELVPAQVVLMGLLFLRGPQTVNELLTRSGRMHDFEDAEQVVHQLERLIARGLALLVPRQAGQREDRYVHAMGDPADVEAILAARQHPVERGAGGSVSLERIEELEARIAALEERLARLE, encoded by the coding sequence ATGAGCATCGAAGAACAACAGCAGGCTGAAGAACCACGGCTCAATAGCACGGAAATCCGCATCCTCGGCGCGCTGGTCGAGAAACAGGCCACCAACCCCGAGACCTACCCGTTGACGCTCAACGCCCTGGTACTGGCCTGCAACCAGAAAACCAGCCGCGAACCGGTGATGAACCTCAACCCGGGCCAGGTCGGCCAGAGCCTGCGGGCGCTGGAAGGTCGCGGTTTCACCAAGCTGGTGATGGGCAGCCGCGCCGACCGCTGGGAGCATCGGGTCGACAAAGCCCTGGAGCTGGTGCCGGCCCAGGTGGTCCTGATGGGCCTGCTGTTCCTGCGTGGCCCGCAAACGGTCAATGAGCTGTTGACCCGCAGCGGACGGATGCACGACTTCGAAGACGCCGAACAAGTGGTGCACCAGCTCGAACGTCTGATCGCCCGCGGCCTGGCGTTGCTGGTGCCACGCCAGGCCGGCCAGCGCGAAGACCGTTATGTGCACGCCATGGGTGACCCGGCGGACGTCGAAGCGATTCTCGCCGCCCGCCAGCACCCGGTGGAGCGTGGCGCCGGCGGCAGTGTCTCGCTGGAACGCATCGAGGAGCTCGAAGCGCGGATCGCGGCACTGGAAGAACGCCTG
- the folD gene encoding bifunctional methylenetetrahydrofolate dehydrogenase/methenyltetrahydrofolate cyclohydrolase FolD: protein MTAQLIDGKSIAASLRQQIAQRVTERRQQGLRTPGLAVILVGSDPASQVYVSHKRKDCEEVGFLSQAYDLPSETTQQALADLIDRLNDDPNIDGVLLQLPLPEHLDASKLLERIRPDKDVDGFHPYNVGRLAQRIPLLRPCTPKGIMTLLESTGVDLYGLDAVVVGASNIVGRPMAMELLLAGCTVTVTHRFTKDLAGHVGRADLVVVAAGKPGLVRGEWIKEGAIVIDVGINRQDDGKLVGDVVYETALPRAGWITPVPGGVGPMTRACLLENTLYAAETLHS, encoded by the coding sequence ATGACTGCACAACTTATCGACGGCAAATCGATCGCCGCCAGCCTGCGCCAGCAGATCGCCCAACGAGTCACCGAGCGCCGCCAGCAAGGCCTGCGTACGCCCGGCCTTGCGGTGATCCTGGTCGGCAGCGATCCTGCCTCTCAGGTTTATGTCTCGCACAAGCGTAAAGACTGTGAAGAGGTCGGCTTCCTTTCCCAGGCCTACGACCTGCCTTCCGAAACCACCCAGCAAGCGTTGGCCGATCTGATCGATCGCCTGAACGACGACCCGAACATCGACGGTGTTCTGCTCCAGTTGCCGCTGCCTGAACACCTCGACGCCTCCAAACTGCTGGAGCGTATCCGCCCGGACAAAGATGTCGACGGTTTCCATCCTTATAATGTCGGCCGCCTGGCCCAACGCATCCCACTGCTTCGTCCCTGCACCCCCAAAGGCATCATGACCTTGCTGGAAAGCACTGGCGTGGACCTGTATGGCCTCGATGCCGTGGTGGTGGGGGCGTCCAACATCGTCGGCCGCCCGATGGCCATGGAGTTGCTGCTGGCCGGCTGCACCGTGACCGTGACCCATCGCTTCACCAAGGACCTGGCCGGCCATGTCGGCCGTGCCGACCTGGTGGTAGTGGCCGCCGGCAAACCCGGGCTGGTCAGGGGCGAGTGGATCAAGGAAGGCGCCATCGTCATCGACGTGGGCATCAATCGCCAGGACGACGGCAAGCTGGTGGGCGACGTGGTCTACGAGACCGCCCTGCCCCGCGCTGGCTGGATCACCCCGGTACCCGGCGGCGTAGGCCCGATGACCCGGGCCTGCCTGCTGGAAAACACGTTGTACGCGGCCGAGACGCTGCATAGCTGA
- the nhaR gene encoding transcriptional activator NhaR yields the protein MLNYRQLHYFWVVAKTGSIVRACEQLNLTPQTISGQISLFEQTYNIKLFRRVGRQLELTEAGRQTLPYAEHMFQLGGELELMLRAQPNEQQTLFRVGVADVVPKSIVYRLLAPTMELSEPLRITCREDKLERLLADLAIQRLDLVISDSPMPTHLDIKGYSQKLGECGISFFATAALAERYGQDFPHGLHDAPLLIPGPETVVRSRLQRWFAEQQIQPRIVGEFDDSALMQAFGQSGSGIFIGPSVIAEEVKRQYGVEVIGQTDAVSESFYAISVERKVSHPGIVAIAEGARRELFST from the coding sequence ATGCTCAATTATCGACAACTGCATTACTTCTGGGTGGTGGCGAAAACCGGCAGCATCGTGCGCGCGTGCGAGCAGTTGAACCTGACGCCACAAACCATCAGCGGTCAGATTTCCCTGTTCGAGCAGACGTATAACATCAAACTGTTTCGCCGTGTCGGGCGGCAGTTGGAACTGACCGAAGCCGGCCGCCAGACGCTCCCCTACGCCGAACACATGTTCCAGTTGGGCGGCGAACTGGAACTGATGCTGCGGGCCCAGCCCAACGAACAACAGACCCTGTTCCGGGTCGGGGTGGCGGATGTGGTGCCCAAATCCATCGTCTATCGACTGCTGGCGCCGACCATGGAGTTGAGTGAGCCGCTGCGCATCACCTGCCGCGAGGACAAGCTCGAACGGCTACTGGCGGACCTGGCGATCCAGCGTCTGGACCTGGTGATTTCCGATAGTCCGATGCCGACTCACCTGGACATCAAGGGCTACAGCCAGAAACTGGGGGAATGCGGGATCAGTTTTTTCGCCACCGCCGCGCTGGCCGAACGCTACGGGCAGGATTTCCCCCATGGCCTGCATGACGCTCCGCTGCTGATTCCCGGGCCGGAGACCGTGGTGCGCAGCCGCTTGCAACGCTGGTTCGCCGAACAACAGATCCAGCCGCGCATCGTCGGCGAATTCGACGACAGCGCACTGATGCAGGCCTTCGGTCAATCCGGCAGCGGGATTTTCATCGGCCCGAGCGTGATTGCCGAAGAGGTCAAGCGCCAATACGGCGTAGAAGTGATCGGCCAGACCGATGCGGTGAGTGAGTCCTTCTACGCCATTTCCGTGGAACGCAAGGTCAGCCACCCCGGCATCGTCGCGATTGCCGAAGGTGCGCGTCGCGAGTTGTTCAGCACTTAG